From Varibaculum massiliense, a single genomic window includes:
- a CDS encoding DNA polymerase III subunit delta', with protein MSVWDQIVGQKAAVAVFEAAARAARNLREAGSDDAALARQMAHAWLITGPAGAGRSVAALAFAAALQCEDPQTPGCGQCPECKRVLKGTHPDVKVVTTERLIIKIEEIASLVTLAQQAPAGGKWRVILMEDADRMVERSSNLLLKAIEEPPPRTVWLLCTTQPGDVLPTIRSRCRHLSLVTPSVEEVTQLLVEREGIAPETARRAAAMSQSHIGVAKSLARDPAELERRRKILLSATTTSSVGEAALLAQKLVEAAKADASKRAEEKDQQELAQLRRSLGYDQEGTRLPPALKAQETALKADQKRRATRYLRDSLDRVLLNLLGFYRDVYLLQCGAQVPVINLDLEETLVKLAQGSSAARTLTRIDAIRKARQRLEANVTPLLTMEAMMMDLRQ; from the coding sequence ATGAGCGTATGGGATCAGATAGTTGGGCAAAAAGCGGCGGTAGCGGTTTTCGAGGCTGCTGCCCGGGCAGCGAGGAACCTGCGGGAAGCAGGCAGTGATGATGCCGCTTTAGCTCGACAAATGGCACATGCCTGGCTGATTACCGGGCCTGCCGGGGCGGGACGTTCCGTAGCCGCCCTGGCGTTTGCAGCGGCTTTGCAATGCGAAGATCCCCAAACCCCTGGGTGCGGACAATGCCCCGAGTGTAAGCGCGTCCTTAAAGGCACCCATCCAGATGTTAAAGTGGTGACCACCGAACGCCTAATCATCAAAATCGAGGAGATCGCTTCCTTGGTGACCCTGGCACAGCAGGCACCTGCCGGGGGAAAATGGCGAGTGATTTTGATGGAAGACGCCGATCGGATGGTGGAGCGCAGCTCGAATCTGCTGCTGAAAGCAATCGAAGAACCACCCCCGCGCACCGTGTGGCTACTTTGCACCACCCAACCCGGCGATGTGTTACCTACTATTCGTTCTAGGTGTCGCCACCTCAGCCTAGTTACCCCCAGTGTGGAGGAAGTGACGCAGCTACTGGTTGAACGGGAGGGGATTGCTCCCGAAACTGCCCGCCGAGCAGCGGCGATGTCTCAATCCCATATTGGGGTAGCGAAATCTTTAGCTCGCGATCCGGCAGAACTGGAGCGGCGCCGAAAAATTTTACTTTCTGCCACCACTACTTCCAGCGTGGGTGAGGCAGCGCTGCTGGCGCAAAAATTGGTAGAAGCAGCGAAAGCGGATGCTAGTAAACGGGCGGAAGAAAAAGATCAGCAGGAACTGGCGCAGTTGCGGCGCTCCCTGGGATATGACCAGGAGGGCACGCGTTTGCCGCCGGCTTTAAAAGCCCAGGAAACTGCGCTAAAAGCAGATCAAAAGCGCCGCGCTACCCGCTACCTGCGTGACAGTCTTGACCGGGTGCTGCTCAATCTTTTAGGTTTCTACCGCGATGTTTACCTGCTGCAGTGCGGGGCGCAGGTGCCGGTGATTAACCTTGATTTAGAGGAAACCCTGGTCAAGCTGGCACAAGGATCTTCGGCTGCGCGCACTTTGACGCGTATCGATGCAATCCGGAAGGCCAGGCAGCGCCTGGAGGCAAATGTGACCCCGTTGCTTACTATGGAAGCAATGATGATGGATTTAAGGCAGTAA
- a CDS encoding NUDIX hydrolase, producing the protein MSVRNSYRRRRRAGSRRSGSLPIVDETSAGGLVLKVENRQAFVALIARRNRNGEIEWCLPKGHLEKGETAQQAARREIFEETGIIGKIVAPLISIDYWFAGAGRRIHKVVHHYLLEATGGTITVDNDPDHEAEAAAWVPLEMVSKVLVYPNERKVVATALELLEIED; encoded by the coding sequence ATGTCCGTTCGCAATTCGTATCGTCGCCGCCGCCGCGCAGGGTCGCGCCGCTCCGGCTCTTTACCAATTGTTGACGAAACATCTGCTGGCGGGTTGGTATTAAAAGTTGAAAACCGCCAGGCTTTCGTGGCGCTAATTGCACGTCGCAACCGTAATGGGGAAATCGAGTGGTGTCTGCCGAAAGGACATTTAGAGAAGGGCGAAACCGCGCAGCAAGCCGCTCGGCGAGAAATTTTTGAGGAAACCGGGATCATAGGAAAAATAGTTGCTCCCCTAATTTCTATCGATTACTGGTTCGCCGGGGCGGGCAGGCGCATCCATAAAGTAGTGCATCACTATCTGCTAGAAGCCACTGGCGGCACTATCACCGTCGATAATGATCCCGATCATGAAGCTGAGGCAGCGGCTTGGGTACCCCTAGAAATGGTTTCTAAAGTGCTGGTTTATCCCAATGAACGCAAAGTCGTGGCCACCGCCCTCGAGTTATTAGAAATAGAGGATTAG
- a CDS encoding CCA tRNA nucleotidyltransferase: protein MLSALAHLPAQIRELADLFTAEGQELSLVGGPVRDAMCGREPHDWDLATSARPDETEQILKNWAGNVWTMGKEFGTIGAHKAGLTVEVTTYRSDKYQKDSRKPAVQFGDTLEGDLTRRDFTVNAMALRLPDLTLVDPHQGIADLVSGQLRTPVSPEQSFDDDPLRMMRAARFASQLDLDVTMPVMAAMENMASRIEIVSPERVRSELEALMVGKNPRKGLELMVYTGLAAMVLPEVANLRATVDEHGRHKDVYEHTLTVVDQAIALETGPEGEVPRPDFILRFAALMHDVGKPATRRFESNGTVSFHHHEIVGAKLTRKRMRALHFDKQTIKDVTLLVSLHLRFHGYGEQAWSDSAVRRYVADAGEMLTRLHRLTRADCTTRNRRRAARLEHAYDDLEKRIAQLAEKEELSRIRPELDGEEIMQILQLKPGPQVGKAYKYMLNLRLEEGEIGKEAARERLLAWWESRS from the coding sequence ATGCTCAGCGCCCTGGCGCATTTGCCGGCACAGATCCGCGAACTTGCTGACTTGTTTACCGCCGAAGGTCAGGAGCTTTCCCTGGTAGGCGGGCCGGTACGGGACGCCATGTGTGGGCGAGAGCCTCACGATTGGGATCTAGCAACTTCGGCGCGACCAGACGAAACCGAACAGATTTTGAAAAACTGGGCGGGCAACGTGTGGACTATGGGCAAAGAATTCGGCACTATCGGCGCCCATAAAGCAGGTTTAACTGTAGAAGTAACCACCTATCGCAGCGATAAATATCAAAAGGACAGCCGGAAACCGGCAGTACAGTTTGGGGATACTTTAGAGGGCGACCTGACTCGCCGGGATTTCACGGTCAACGCAATGGCGCTGCGCCTGCCCGACCTAACCCTAGTTGACCCCCATCAAGGGATAGCCGATTTAGTTTCAGGGCAGCTACGCACCCCGGTTTCCCCGGAACAGTCTTTCGATGATGATCCGCTGCGAATGATGCGAGCCGCCCGATTTGCTTCCCAACTTGATTTGGACGTAACCATGCCGGTGATGGCAGCTATGGAGAATATGGCTAGCCGCATCGAGATTGTTTCCCCCGAACGGGTACGCTCCGAACTGGAGGCCTTGATGGTGGGTAAAAATCCCCGCAAAGGCCTAGAACTAATGGTTTATACCGGGCTGGCGGCGATGGTACTACCGGAAGTGGCGAATCTGCGCGCTACCGTAGATGAACACGGTCGCCATAAGGATGTTTATGAACACACTTTGACCGTTGTTGACCAGGCGATAGCTTTAGAGACCGGACCAGAGGGGGAGGTACCGCGTCCCGATTTTATTTTGCGGTTCGCCGCCCTCATGCATGATGTGGGCAAGCCTGCCACCCGCCGGTTTGAAAGTAATGGCACAGTTTCTTTCCATCACCACGAAATCGTGGGGGCGAAGCTGACCCGGAAACGGATGCGCGCCCTCCATTTCGATAAGCAAACCATTAAAGACGTAACCCTGCTAGTTTCCCTGCACCTCCGGTTTCATGGCTACGGGGAGCAGGCTTGGAGTGATTCGGCAGTGCGCCGCTACGTGGCTGATGCTGGAGAGATGCTGACCCGCCTGCATCGCCTCACCCGCGCCGATTGTACGACCCGGAATCGGCGCCGCGCCGCTCGCCTGGAACATGCTTATGATGACCTGGAAAAACGAATCGCCCAGCTGGCAGAAAAAGAGGAACTTTCCCGGATTCGCCCCGAACTAGATGGGGAAGAAATTATGCAGATTTTGCAGTTAAAGCCGGGTCCGCAAGTCGGTAAAGCCTATAAATACATGTTGAACTTGCGCCTAGAAGAAGGCGAAATCGGTAAAGAGGCGGCGCGTGAGCGGCTGCTGGCATGGTGGGAAAGCCGGTCCTAA
- a CDS encoding DUF6049 family protein has translation MSSSRIGARILAAIITYACFLLLPIFPAQIAIAKAAENDEEGKITTAISAISPDTLSYSEDAASKDEKITVKGQVTNSSPSPLEEVNVQILAGTRLATNATNIRDWVKRDSRGGMGQFYVAGKKNIGNIKAGSAVSFQIEIPISTLPAASQSKLGALGIQALASANRIKNTDSVPGRSLLLYAPTPKSEAKTDLAVVAPLSASSPEMAKWLARGGAGRGATAADPGDIPSPKALQSARDNLKILNNVSTTGVTWVVDPALLHSDSPLLTGRFAPLPEKPAPERLDPALLTALKTAQSKGASLSLDLWGAPDLVQLDEEGLARTAKWNRQVGALIGKQLQLAPSSVFLADPRWIKRADQFCEDKSTQLTAGCVFFTGADHLTLTSNYNYQPDLLAELNLEGKKRALLADYGVLSGLLADNSPREAFTNTQLARALLAAITSERPAQPRLINAVLPNGAVANAVTQKRLAKVLSDPWVNPLPLAKALAADPTPVALAEKQNANTLASSPVSSLGVAGSSYRSRTQTLNQERNQLLSSLQQITQSSQRITIPVNQQLLLATSRAMTAAERNQALNNAGRQLGIISRSVQIQSSSRINLIATNSQIPIKVTNRLPLEANIRLQLRPTDSRLRAKSAVAVTLAPKGSKTVKIPVTAVRNGNVRAYVAIFPQQGNLVLGDQQRINLRIRSGWEDSIFLGFTIITAAVFLVGLVLNFRRGTRMNRQ, from the coding sequence GTGTCTTCCTCGCGGATTGGGGCAAGGATTTTAGCGGCGATAATCACCTATGCGTGTTTTCTGCTTCTTCCGATTTTCCCCGCTCAAATAGCAATCGCAAAAGCCGCCGAGAACGATGAGGAAGGAAAAATAACTACCGCGATTTCTGCAATCAGCCCCGACACTCTTTCCTATAGCGAGGACGCAGCCAGCAAAGATGAAAAAATCACGGTGAAAGGACAGGTTACCAATAGTTCCCCATCCCCTTTAGAAGAGGTAAATGTCCAGATTTTAGCGGGCACGCGCCTAGCAACCAACGCCACCAATATCCGCGATTGGGTTAAGAGGGACTCCCGTGGAGGAATGGGACAGTTTTATGTTGCAGGCAAGAAAAATATCGGCAATATCAAGGCGGGTAGCGCGGTATCTTTCCAGATTGAAATCCCGATATCTACTTTGCCTGCCGCCAGCCAAAGCAAGCTGGGGGCTTTGGGGATTCAGGCATTAGCCAGCGCGAATAGGATAAAGAATACCGATTCTGTTCCCGGACGATCATTACTGCTGTATGCACCAACACCCAAGTCAGAGGCAAAAACTGATCTAGCGGTGGTTGCCCCGCTTTCGGCCTCCTCCCCTGAAATGGCTAAATGGCTGGCAAGAGGGGGTGCAGGCAGGGGTGCGACTGCCGCTGATCCAGGGGATATTCCTTCTCCCAAAGCCTTGCAGAGCGCCAGGGATAATCTAAAAATCCTCAATAATGTGTCCACGACTGGGGTTACTTGGGTGGTAGATCCGGCGCTGCTTCATTCTGACTCCCCCCTGCTGACCGGTAGGTTTGCTCCTTTACCAGAAAAACCTGCCCCTGAAAGACTGGATCCGGCACTACTGACCGCCCTCAAAACTGCGCAAAGTAAGGGCGCTAGTCTGTCTCTTGATTTATGGGGGGCACCCGATTTAGTGCAGCTAGATGAGGAGGGGCTCGCTAGAACGGCAAAATGGAATCGCCAGGTGGGTGCGCTTATAGGCAAACAGCTACAGCTGGCTCCTAGCAGCGTGTTCTTAGCGGATCCCCGTTGGATAAAACGCGCCGACCAGTTTTGTGAGGATAAATCTACCCAGCTCACCGCAGGTTGCGTATTTTTCACCGGGGCAGACCATCTGACCTTAACCAGTAACTACAACTACCAACCTGACCTGCTCGCTGAGCTAAACCTGGAAGGGAAAAAACGCGCCCTACTGGCAGATTACGGGGTTTTATCGGGACTGCTTGCAGATAATTCTCCCAGGGAGGCTTTCACTAACACCCAACTGGCGCGGGCGCTGCTGGCTGCGATAACCAGCGAGCGCCCCGCCCAGCCGCGGCTAATAAACGCGGTTTTACCCAATGGTGCCGTTGCGAATGCGGTAACCCAAAAGCGTTTGGCAAAGGTCTTATCTGACCCTTGGGTAAATCCTCTTCCTCTAGCTAAAGCGCTGGCAGCCGACCCCACCCCCGTGGCGTTAGCTGAAAAACAAAATGCTAATACCCTAGCTTCTTCACCGGTATCTTCTCTCGGGGTTGCCGGAAGTTCCTACCGCAGTCGCACCCAGACGCTCAACCAGGAACGAAACCAGCTGCTTTCATCATTACAGCAGATTACCCAGTCCTCCCAGCGAATCACTATCCCAGTTAACCAGCAACTATTGCTCGCAACTTCTAGAGCCATGACTGCTGCGGAGCGAAATCAGGCGCTTAATAATGCTGGCAGGCAGTTAGGGATTATTTCTAGGTCAGTGCAAATTCAATCCTCCTCCCGAATAAATCTCATCGCCACCAATTCCCAAATACCGATAAAAGTTACAAATCGACTTCCGCTGGAGGCAAACATACGTTTGCAACTACGTCCGACTGACTCCCGCTTGCGGGCAAAATCTGCCGTAGCAGTGACTCTTGCCCCTAAAGGGTCAAAAACTGTGAAAATTCCGGTTACGGCAGTCAGAAACGGCAATGTCCGCGCTTACGTGGCGATTTTCCCGCAACAAGGTAATCTAGTCCTTGGCGACCAACAACGGATTAACCTGCGGATTCGTAGCGGCTGGGAAGATAGCATTTTCCTGGGTTTTACTATCATCACCGCGGCAGTTTTCCTAGTTGGTCTGGTTCTTAATTTCCGCCGTGGCACCCGGATGAACCGACAATAG
- the tmk gene encoding dTMP kinase, translating to MNAAAPYPGFFISFEGGDYTGKSTQVKLLMQALTTRGAAAIATFEPGGTSLGQRLRREVMHGEDLDPYTEALLYAADRAWHAQTVIKPHLQAGEVVVSDRYLDSSLAYQGIGRGLGLEKIEEISLWATGNLRPDLTILLDGDPEVLVARRTERPDRMEAAGAEFHQAVRQAFLQIAERDRQRIKVIDATAGVQEIHQQVLSLVSAAFAAKSKAEGGRQEKRDFATKDSADLAEIAQNIRNQQVGLRQL from the coding sequence ATGAATGCCGCAGCACCCTACCCCGGTTTCTTCATCTCCTTTGAAGGAGGGGACTATACCGGGAAATCTACCCAGGTGAAACTGTTAATGCAGGCGTTAACGACGCGGGGGGCGGCGGCTATTGCCACTTTCGAACCTGGCGGCACCTCATTGGGGCAAAGATTGCGCCGCGAAGTCATGCATGGCGAAGACCTTGACCCCTATACCGAGGCGTTGCTTTACGCTGCTGATCGGGCTTGGCACGCACAGACGGTAATTAAACCGCATCTGCAGGCGGGCGAAGTGGTAGTTTCTGATCGATATTTAGATTCCTCTTTGGCGTATCAGGGAATAGGACGGGGTCTGGGGTTAGAAAAAATTGAAGAAATCTCTCTGTGGGCTACCGGAAATTTGCGCCCTGACCTGACTATATTGCTTGATGGTGACCCGGAGGTGCTAGTGGCGCGGCGAACCGAGCGTCCCGACCGCATGGAGGCTGCTGGTGCCGAATTCCATCAGGCAGTGCGGCAAGCCTTCTTGCAGATAGCTGAGCGCGACCGGCAGCGGATAAAGGTTATTGATGCTACCGCCGGAGTGCAAGAAATCCATCAGCAAGTCTTATCCCTGGTTAGCGCGGCTTTTGCGGCAAAGTCAAAAGCGGAGGGAGGCCGGCAAGAAAAACGAGATTTTGCGACCAAAGACTCCGCTGACCTGGCGGAAATAGCACAGAACATACGCAATCAGCAGGTAGGTTTGCGGCAGCTATGA
- a CDS encoding murein biosynthesis integral membrane protein MurJ: MSSEDEKTDPEIKGIKKINVARASGIMVAGTMVSRLLGFVRAALLIALIGSLGANDAFQAANNLPNIIYNLLASSILSAVLVPQIVRALQRKNSDEFINRLLTLFTTGLLLLTLVCVALAPLFVTLFAAKLDPGWKQLAITFSYWSLPQVFFYGLYSLWGQFLNAKGSFGPYMWAPVVNNVVGITGIFIFWRVLGTETDWAHDPSVWTGKPIILLAGISTLGIVIQALILLIPLRRTGFKMRPVWGIRGYGLGEVSRTAIWAFSALCVAQLGFLALSNVAAAANGFAVKHQVTIATTTAYNTAYTVYMIPQSMIVTSVVTALFTSMSAMVAVGQISKLRKQFLTTQQGVSLITMLCAALIVVLALPIMQVIMPTTALASVRVFAQVLAIMALGIPFLGAFNLSQRLLLAFADARSTFLVQIPMTICTLVACGLTVIFLPAQYWVMGAAAGEQLSYVFGVGLTLRRLHTQHLPLEFTRQMWRSLWTILLAGIGSGCAGWLLLHYWGPLSGGDHDPALTHISGALARGFVVSLVMTVLYLSLLLVWRSPALAILAVPIWKKLRPGKPLPRLWAFEQQTATTSDNQVAGDEVAASEIKSGEDTPNLGDADGEARTMTENQEQPIKEDEKSFSPPAGELSKEDEDQVASKHPESQVVTASYNPDGYVNLQPGMHLDFPGQESFQVLTLGQRLAGDFLPEKEVWTVTAENGQNAELLVFQGKQEKTRNYYQRLREVNASGLQEFIWSCTHPVEAVLLQATPARPLSEIVGSGMPPQVIHSLISQVSTALAQLHEADLAYGAVAPAHILVSPAGQVIIRLDVADQNAPARLKAAQIEDGQRVLELLYFLCSGKTDQFLQAKAGEKLLPPSDFHQGDDVDLDAVALAGAAMPSPRLCQAIAQQLGAANLLAVQKWLSEDSPRGETTAGSDSEAIAEEASLAFKETQTATDDDHVEEANKFSEGEDFSDKPDNDEATVDSGKKHADAEEIPGSLGARNEDTEKDKPDAKRLAMEVSPSQRPIKPVLPPGAKLPGHRELPYEEAARTQAIPLAEMQDMNLDPQEEKAGSDAWVPQAVSTEQARAGAVSQPPNFLGRLSAGKQGQDARHIPTLASATADAGNPEPGATPKVKLAPTMGLTKNKKAVKNPKKAAKQQTKLARKVAREAEKAAKRQQRQQLREQRRKKRISELSPRDLEPVNATRGIIRSSLAGMVILLVVSVSVLLFWPTHTPPVAKPSPSQTQTIKQPVKPAIATKPAEIAGVASIDAEGNDTEHPELADRMIDGNEGTFWLSRYFVDPKLGDRSGFGVLVTFKEQADISQIQLKTGSQGGKIEVRALPKSGLPRDGKILATSSFEEKVTIKLNPKANAHALILWFPELPVDDTGKNRAKISEISVS; encoded by the coding sequence GTGAGCAGCGAGGACGAAAAAACTGACCCGGAAATCAAGGGCATCAAGAAAATTAATGTAGCTCGCGCCTCAGGAATCATGGTCGCGGGAACAATGGTCTCGCGCCTCCTCGGCTTCGTGCGGGCAGCCCTGCTTATTGCCCTCATTGGCTCACTGGGGGCTAATGATGCTTTCCAGGCCGCTAATAACCTCCCGAACATTATTTATAACCTGCTGGCATCCTCAATTCTCTCGGCAGTACTGGTACCGCAGATTGTGCGGGCGCTGCAACGAAAAAATTCTGACGAGTTCATTAACCGGCTACTCACCCTATTTACTACCGGTCTATTACTGCTAACCCTGGTGTGTGTAGCTCTTGCGCCCCTGTTTGTTACCTTATTTGCCGCGAAACTCGATCCCGGTTGGAAACAGTTGGCGATTACCTTTTCTTACTGGTCACTGCCACAGGTATTTTTCTATGGTCTTTATTCTCTTTGGGGGCAGTTCCTAAACGCTAAAGGTTCCTTCGGCCCCTATATGTGGGCCCCAGTAGTGAACAACGTGGTGGGAATTACTGGAATTTTTATTTTCTGGCGAGTGCTAGGCACCGAAACGGATTGGGCTCACGACCCCAGCGTCTGGACCGGGAAACCAATCATCCTATTGGCGGGAATTTCTACACTAGGAATTGTAATCCAGGCGTTAATCTTGTTGATTCCCCTGCGACGTACCGGCTTTAAGATGCGCCCAGTTTGGGGCATTCGAGGTTACGGTCTGGGGGAAGTTTCCCGCACCGCTATATGGGCTTTTTCAGCTCTGTGTGTAGCGCAACTCGGGTTTTTAGCTTTATCTAACGTGGCGGCAGCCGCTAATGGTTTCGCGGTAAAACATCAAGTAACTATTGCCACTACCACCGCCTATAACACTGCCTACACGGTGTATATGATTCCCCAATCAATGATTGTCACCTCCGTGGTTACTGCCCTATTTACCTCGATGAGCGCCATGGTGGCGGTCGGGCAAATCTCTAAGCTAAGAAAACAATTCCTGACCACCCAGCAGGGAGTTTCATTAATCACCATGTTGTGTGCCGCGCTGATTGTGGTGTTGGCGCTGCCCATCATGCAGGTAATCATGCCTACCACCGCACTTGCTTCAGTTAGAGTTTTCGCACAGGTTTTAGCGATAATGGCGCTCGGAATTCCCTTCCTGGGGGCTTTCAATCTTTCGCAGCGACTATTGCTGGCATTTGCGGATGCCCGCAGCACTTTCCTAGTACAAATCCCGATGACGATATGTACCCTGGTTGCTTGTGGATTAACCGTGATTTTCCTGCCCGCACAGTACTGGGTGATGGGAGCAGCAGCTGGCGAACAGCTTTCATACGTATTTGGGGTGGGACTAACCCTGAGAAGACTACACACTCAGCATTTACCTTTAGAATTTACCCGCCAAATGTGGCGTTCCCTCTGGACAATACTTTTGGCCGGAATCGGTTCCGGGTGTGCCGGATGGCTGCTATTGCACTATTGGGGTCCGCTTTCCGGTGGTGATCACGACCCGGCATTAACCCACATTTCTGGTGCTTTGGCACGGGGCTTCGTAGTTAGCCTAGTTATGACGGTGCTCTACTTGAGCCTACTGCTGGTTTGGCGTTCCCCTGCCCTCGCAATTTTAGCGGTTCCGATATGGAAGAAACTTCGCCCTGGTAAACCTCTACCGCGCCTTTGGGCTTTCGAACAACAAACCGCCACTACCTCTGATAATCAAGTGGCAGGTGACGAGGTAGCAGCGAGCGAGATAAAATCGGGGGAAGATACCCCCAACCTGGGGGACGCAGATGGTGAAGCCCGCACCATGACTGAAAATCAAGAACAGCCAATAAAAGAAGATGAGAAATCGTTTTCGCCGCCTGCAGGTGAACTAAGCAAGGAAGATGAGGATCAAGTGGCCAGTAAGCACCCCGAATCCCAGGTGGTCACCGCCAGCTACAACCCCGATGGCTACGTCAATCTCCAACCCGGGATGCATTTAGATTTCCCCGGGCAAGAAAGTTTCCAGGTTTTAACTTTGGGGCAACGTTTAGCGGGTGATTTTTTACCAGAAAAAGAGGTGTGGACGGTCACTGCTGAGAACGGTCAAAACGCAGAACTGCTAGTTTTCCAAGGTAAACAGGAAAAAACTCGCAACTACTACCAGCGCTTGCGCGAGGTTAACGCTAGCGGTCTCCAAGAGTTTATTTGGAGCTGCACCCATCCGGTTGAGGCGGTATTACTGCAGGCGACCCCCGCGCGGCCCCTTAGTGAAATCGTTGGCTCGGGAATGCCACCGCAAGTAATCCATTCCTTGATTTCACAGGTAAGCACAGCTTTAGCACAGCTACATGAAGCAGATTTAGCTTATGGCGCGGTCGCTCCCGCGCATATTTTGGTTTCACCAGCAGGACAGGTAATTATTCGCCTGGATGTAGCCGATCAAAACGCGCCTGCCCGCCTGAAGGCAGCACAAATAGAAGATGGTCAACGGGTATTGGAACTGCTGTATTTCCTGTGTTCCGGGAAAACTGACCAGTTTTTACAGGCAAAAGCAGGCGAGAAGCTACTTCCGCCTTCTGATTTTCACCAGGGTGATGATGTCGACCTCGATGCGGTTGCCTTGGCAGGAGCAGCGATGCCCTCCCCACGTCTTTGCCAAGCAATCGCGCAGCAATTGGGAGCAGCCAATCTATTAGCAGTCCAGAAGTGGCTAAGCGAGGACTCCCCCAGGGGAGAAACCACTGCGGGTTCGGATTCTGAAGCTATCGCGGAGGAGGCGTCCTTAGCATTTAAGGAAACCCAGACTGCTACCGATGATGACCACGTTGAGGAAGCTAATAAGTTTTCCGAAGGTGAAGATTTCAGCGATAAACCCGATAACGATGAGGCCACTGTGGATTCCGGTAAGAAACATGCAGATGCTGAGGAGATTCCCGGCTCACTAGGCGCGAGGAACGAAGATACGGAGAAAGATAAGCCTGATGCTAAGCGACTAGCTATGGAAGTTTCTCCTTCTCAGCGCCCGATAAAACCGGTGTTGCCTCCGGGAGCTAAGCTTCCGGGGCATCGCGAGCTCCCCTACGAAGAGGCGGCCAGAACTCAAGCTATTCCCCTGGCGGAAATGCAGGATATGAATCTTGATCCCCAGGAAGAAAAAGCCGGCTCCGATGCCTGGGTACCGCAGGCGGTAAGTACGGAACAAGCCCGGGCAGGGGCTGTTTCGCAACCCCCCAATTTCTTAGGGCGATTAAGTGCAGGTAAACAGGGGCAGGATGCTAGGCATATCCCTACGCTAGCTAGCGCGACTGCGGACGCGGGTAACCCAGAACCAGGGGCTACCCCGAAAGTTAAGCTAGCACCCACAATGGGTTTAACAAAAAATAAAAAAGCTGTGAAGAATCCGAAAAAAGCCGCAAAACAGCAGACCAAATTGGCGCGGAAAGTAGCTAGAGAGGCGGAAAAAGCAGCTAAGCGGCAGCAACGACAGCAGTTGCGCGAACAGCGGCGCAAAAAACGGATTTCTGAACTGTCACCCCGGGATTTAGAACCGGTCAACGCTACCCGCGGGATAATTCGTTCTAGCCTTGCTGGAATGGTAATCTTACTGGTAGTTTCGGTTTCAGTATTGCTTTTTTGGCCAACCCACACCCCGCCGGTAGCGAAGCCTTCGCCTTCCCAAACGCAAACTATCAAGCAGCCCGTCAAGCCAGCTATTGCGACTAAACCAGCTGAAATTGCCGGGGTAGCCTCTATTGATGCCGAAGGTAACGATACTGAACATCCAGAACTTGCTGACCGGATGATTGATGGCAACGAAGGAACCTTTTGGTTATCTCGATACTTTGTGGATCCCAAACTGGGAGATCGTAGCGGATTCGGGGTGCTGGTTACTTTCAAGGAACAGGCCGATATCTCGCAGATTCAGTTGAAGACCGGTTCTCAGGGCGGCAAGATTGAGGTGCGCGCGCTACCTAAATCTGGGCTTCCTCGCGATGGTAAAATCCTAGCTACCAGTAGTTTTGAAGAGAAAGTTACCATTAAACTTAATCCCAAAGCTAATGCGCATGCTTTAATTTTATGGTTCCCCGAACTACCGGTAGATGACACTGGAAAGAATCGGGCTAAAATTTCCGAAATTTCAGTTTCTTAG